A window from Aquiluna borgnonia encodes these proteins:
- a CDS encoding PAC2 family protein, translated as MLHGRVLLIAFEGWNDATEGASGALKAIADQISAVTLDAVDPEDYYDFQFSRPMIEFDVDGNRVLSWPGAEFMQAEPEAIEKNPTLERLYLLMGSEPSRRWLSFAAEILEMVQDREIDAVVMLGCMLADVPHTRPMPIFKSSQNSQLQELFAIEPSRYEGPVGILTVLAQTFEAEGIPVLSLWGSVPHYVHNTTNPKAALGFLSELQTLIGASFDTSKLAEQAFEWERSIDDAAEGDEEMASYVVQLEKQRDELDSEQASGDALAREFEKYLKERKDGAGEG; from the coding sequence TTGCTGCACGGTCGAGTTTTACTGATTGCTTTTGAGGGCTGGAATGATGCCACCGAGGGTGCATCCGGTGCTCTCAAAGCGATTGCCGATCAAATTTCAGCGGTGACCCTGGACGCAGTAGATCCCGAGGATTACTACGATTTTCAGTTTTCTCGACCCATGATCGAGTTTGATGTCGACGGCAACCGCGTGCTGTCCTGGCCCGGTGCCGAATTTATGCAGGCCGAACCTGAGGCCATTGAGAAAAACCCTACCCTTGAGCGGCTCTACCTGCTCATGGGTTCCGAGCCTTCTAGGCGCTGGCTGAGTTTTGCCGCCGAGATACTCGAGATGGTGCAAGATCGAGAAATTGACGCGGTCGTGATGCTCGGTTGCATGCTGGCTGATGTCCCCCACACCAGGCCCATGCCGATTTTCAAGTCCAGTCAGAACTCCCAGCTACAAGAGCTATTTGCCATTGAACCCTCTCGATACGAGGGTCCGGTCGGCATTCTGACTGTGCTGGCACAGACCTTTGAGGCAGAGGGTATTCCGGTCCTTTCACTCTGGGGTTCTGTTCCCCACTACGTCCACAACACCACCAATCCAAAGGCCGCCCTGGGCTTCCTATCGGAGCTGCAAACCCTGATTGGAGCGTCTTTTGACACCTCCAAGCTCGCGGAGCAGGCTTTTGAGTGGGAGCGCTCCATCGATGATGCCGCCGAAGGTGATGAGGAGATGGCTAGCTACGTGGTTCAGCTTGAAAAGCAACGCGACGAACTGGATAGCGAACAGGCTTCGGGCGATGCGCTGGCAAGGGAATTTGAGAAGTACCTCAAAGAACGCAAGGACGGCGCTGGAGAGGGTTAG
- a CDS encoding HAD family hydrolase, with amino-acid sequence MSQIKFPKAVLWDMDGTLINSEPYWLLSESNLASDYGKSWTQEHGHELIGKSLYDSSAILKERLNIQDLSVQEVIDRLTNEVISKLQGALPWRPGALEALMMLRQAGVKTALVTMSMRRMALAVVDQIPFEAFDVVVAGDDVNLGKPHPEPYLKAAQLLGLEASDCVAIEDSVTGLRSAEAAGCIPVGVPNLMELPETGRRVILPSLVGLDLKWLESLA; translated from the coding sequence ATGTCGCAAATCAAGTTTCCAAAGGCCGTGCTGTGGGATATGGATGGCACTCTGATCAATTCCGAGCCCTACTGGCTGCTCAGTGAATCAAACCTAGCCAGCGACTACGGAAAATCTTGGACCCAAGAGCACGGGCATGAACTAATTGGAAAGTCTCTGTACGACTCCTCGGCAATACTGAAGGAGAGATTGAACATCCAGGACCTCTCGGTCCAGGAGGTCATTGACCGCCTGACAAACGAGGTCATCTCAAAACTTCAGGGGGCATTGCCGTGGCGACCTGGAGCGCTTGAGGCGCTGATGATGCTTCGTCAGGCTGGCGTAAAGACCGCCTTGGTGACCATGTCGATGCGACGCATGGCCCTAGCTGTGGTTGATCAAATCCCATTTGAAGCATTTGATGTGGTGGTAGCCGGGGATGACGTTAACCTTGGAAAACCGCATCCGGAACCATATCTCAAGGCGGCACAGCTGCTGGGCCTTGAGGCTAGCGATTGCGTGGCAATTGAAGATTCCGTTACAGGCCTCAGGTCCGCTGAGGCAGCGGGATGCATTCCAGTAGGAGTTCCGAATCTGATGGAACTTCCAGAAACTGGACGCAGGGTAATTTTGCCTAGCCTGGTCGGATTAGACCTCAAGTGGTTGGAGTCATTGGCGTGA
- a CDS encoding tRNA (adenine-N1)-methyltransferase, translated as MSIFQIGDKVQLTGPGGRLNTIQLEAGGRFGTHKGDLLHDVIIGKPDGSVVANQNGVEYLALKPLLTDYVLSMPRGAAIVYPKDAGQILVEGDIFPGATVIEAGVGSGALSSYLLRAVGDSGRLLSFERREEFAQIAQANVTNQLGKRPENWTVTIGDLQEVLPQVVRSATADRAVLDMLAPWECVDAVSQALKPGGLLICYVATVTQLSRTVEEIKNHGGFTPAVAWESMVRGWHVEGLAVRPDHRMIAHTGFLLTARRLAPDTVLPQFKNKRASKTDYSDEDFETWLPQAIGQRPISEKKLRKTVRKVTKEAAEREN; from the coding sequence GTGAGTATTTTTCAAATTGGCGACAAGGTCCAGCTAACCGGACCTGGCGGAAGGTTGAACACCATCCAGCTTGAGGCAGGTGGCCGCTTTGGCACTCACAAGGGAGACCTGCTGCACGATGTAATCATCGGGAAACCCGATGGCTCGGTAGTTGCAAACCAAAATGGCGTCGAGTACCTGGCGCTTAAGCCTCTACTGACCGACTATGTGCTTTCCATGCCGCGCGGCGCGGCAATTGTCTATCCGAAAGATGCCGGCCAGATTCTGGTGGAAGGCGACATATTCCCGGGTGCAACTGTGATTGAAGCTGGAGTTGGCTCTGGTGCGCTCTCAAGTTACCTGCTGCGCGCGGTGGGGGATAGCGGCAGGCTGCTGTCTTTTGAGCGAAGAGAGGAATTTGCTCAAATCGCTCAGGCGAACGTCACCAATCAGCTCGGAAAGCGCCCTGAAAATTGGACGGTTACCATCGGAGATCTTCAGGAGGTATTGCCACAGGTGGTTCGCTCAGCAACGGCCGATCGAGCAGTGCTGGACATGTTAGCCCCGTGGGAGTGCGTTGACGCGGTCTCACAGGCTCTGAAGCCGGGCGGTCTGCTAATTTGCTATGTCGCCACCGTCACCCAGCTTTCGCGCACAGTTGAGGAAATCAAGAATCACGGTGGCTTTACCCCGGCAGTAGCCTGGGAATCAATGGTCAGGGGCTGGCACGTCGAAGGCCTGGCGGTTCGGCCGGATCACCGCATGATCGCACACACTGGCTTCCTACTGACGGCCAGAAGGCTCGCTCCGGACACAGTTCTCCCGCAGTTCAAAAACAAACGAGCGTCAAAAACCGATTACTCGGATGAGGATTTTGAAACTTGGTTGCCGCAAGCCATCGGGCAGCGACCAATCAGTGAGAAAAAACTGAGAAAAACCGTTCGGAAGGTCACCAAAGAGGCCGCCGAGCGAGAGAATTAG
- a CDS encoding FKBP-type peptidyl-prolyl cis-trans isomerase gives MRKLISLSAVALLLTGCASTAEEPVDPASYAAMSAGLTANCEAFTTGDAVKQIKVSGDFGVSPTVEFPTPLSGTGVETAVVFEGNGGAVVGNQRVALHFTGYNAATGEQFQGSEFGTEDYIIQDIVEGGLPDFCSALSGVQVGSRVAVLLDAENAHQNAGVESLGIGPEDGIIFIFDVVNAYLPKAVGEAKAPEAGLPTVILAPDGQPGIQIPASDAPAEFKRSVLTEGAGEAIAIGDTVVVHYSGWTWQGEQFDSSWTSKAPASFTVSSDNLIEGFVQALEGVKVGSQVVAVIPSELGYGDAAQGSIPAGSTLIFVIDVLGKE, from the coding sequence TTGCGCAAACTCATCTCGCTTTCTGCCGTCGCCCTGTTGCTAACAGGTTGCGCATCGACCGCCGAAGAGCCAGTCGATCCAGCTAGTTATGCAGCCATGAGCGCAGGCCTAACGGCCAACTGCGAGGCCTTTACTACCGGCGATGCCGTCAAGCAAATCAAAGTCAGTGGCGATTTTGGCGTCTCACCAACCGTGGAATTCCCAACTCCGCTATCTGGCACCGGGGTTGAAACCGCGGTTGTCTTTGAGGGAAATGGTGGAGCAGTGGTTGGCAACCAGCGGGTTGCGCTGCACTTCACCGGCTACAACGCTGCAACTGGTGAGCAGTTTCAAGGTAGTGAATTCGGAACCGAAGACTACATAATTCAGGACATCGTCGAGGGTGGCCTACCAGACTTCTGCTCAGCTCTAAGTGGAGTCCAGGTTGGTTCAAGGGTGGCAGTTCTTTTGGATGCCGAGAACGCGCACCAGAATGCCGGAGTGGAATCGCTGGGCATTGGTCCAGAAGATGGCATCATCTTCATCTTTGACGTGGTAAACGCCTACCTTCCCAAGGCGGTGGGGGAGGCAAAAGCCCCTGAAGCCGGTCTTCCGACCGTGATTTTGGCTCCAGATGGCCAGCCAGGAATTCAAATTCCCGCCAGTGATGCTCCAGCCGAATTCAAGCGCTCAGTTCTTACAGAAGGCGCTGGGGAGGCTATTGCCATCGGAGACACAGTTGTCGTTCACTACAGCGGCTGGACCTGGCAGGGCGAGCAGTTTGATTCCTCCTGGACTTCGAAGGCACCCGCTTCATTCACCGTGTCCTCTGACAACCTCATCGAGGGCTTTGTTCAGGCCTTGGAGGGTGTGAAGGTTGGCTCCCAGGTGGTAGCAGTGATTCCATCTGAGCTCGGCTATGGAGATGCTGCACAGGGTTCAATTCCAGCTGGATCTACTCTGATCTTTGTGATTGACGTTCTGGGCAAGGAGTAG
- a CDS encoding helix-turn-helix transcriptional regulator produces MAKQSPAERLFTLTCCLVASPRIGLSKQDIYRAVAGYQAATSDEARDRMFERDKQVLREAGVRLEVLENDSFDETDQSRYRIAKSSFEWPKGLELSSKKLQLLELAAKAWNSQLLEAPAQQGLTRLKSLGLMPAESDLRPFSPRLLARHASFAPLAAAISNSVQVVFEYQKPDGELSTRKVSPLKLRQLEGQWVLLGLHNSQIKNFLLRRISSSVTTLPVAAEKVDQVALGQAEQDLKDFVSGNLAVIEVVPDTEAAVIFKPNDEGLVTTTFMDEALFAEDLMEFGSQLRVISPESLQRRIKNGLKAVVRAHA; encoded by the coding sequence ATGGCAAAGCAATCACCTGCTGAGCGCCTCTTCACACTGACCTGCTGCCTGGTAGCAAGCCCCCGCATTGGCCTTAGCAAGCAAGACATCTACCGAGCTGTGGCCGGGTATCAAGCCGCCACCAGCGACGAGGCTCGCGATCGAATGTTTGAAAGAGATAAGCAGGTCCTTCGCGAGGCCGGAGTTCGGTTGGAGGTTCTCGAGAACGACAGTTTTGACGAGACCGACCAATCCCGCTATCGGATAGCCAAATCAAGTTTTGAGTGGCCAAAGGGGCTGGAGCTATCTTCGAAAAAGCTTCAGCTTTTGGAGCTGGCGGCTAAAGCCTGGAACAGTCAGCTTCTTGAGGCTCCTGCCCAACAGGGTCTCACTCGACTCAAGTCCTTGGGATTGATGCCGGCCGAGAGCGACCTGAGGCCCTTTAGCCCGAGGCTCTTGGCCCGCCATGCCAGCTTTGCCCCGCTAGCCGCCGCCATTTCGAACTCGGTCCAGGTGGTTTTTGAGTACCAAAAACCAGACGGTGAACTCTCCACCCGTAAGGTTTCACCTCTAAAACTAAGGCAGCTAGAGGGGCAGTGGGTGCTGCTCGGGCTGCACAATTCGCAAATCAAGAATTTCTTGCTTCGTCGCATTTCCTCCAGCGTTACGACACTTCCGGTTGCTGCCGAAAAGGTTGACCAAGTCGCCCTAGGTCAAGCCGAACAAGACCTGAAGGATTTCGTCAGCGGAAACCTGGCAGTTATCGAGGTGGTTCCAGACACGGAGGCAGCCGTCATTTTCAAACCAAATGACGAAGGACTGGTAACCACAACCTTTATGGATGAGGCTCTGTTTGCTGAGGACCTCATGGAGTTTGGCTCTCAGCTCAGGGTAATTTCTCCAGAGAGCTTGCAGCGCAGAATCAAAAATGGACTGAAGGCGGTGGTTAGAGCACATGCCTAA
- a CDS encoding helix-turn-helix transcriptional regulator, with protein MPKQELDGEELYQLALAIVGLVLKTSDLTVSDLADHFLVSEKVVVKAVRAIANSEDLDRYQTHFYVDEDSLEKGLVSFGLGQGSLESPPVMSHEQLAAITMGLEYLSSLPEFSENEDLLELRKLIGSGDTVPVQAGPRVQAEQVHQLREAVVNQVRAEFSYVNQTGKRSRRVVEPLRIDLIGSKHYLRAFCLTTNELRSFRIERMTELALSSESVSEQSKALEVPDEVYGNGGGVAVSLSASESAAEIFWNFPVVGEVKRTDAGLEGEILVGSLPALARHVVRYGGAVRVLSPQAARDLVREFALQSLGEAGVGEE; from the coding sequence ATGCCTAAGCAGGAACTAGACGGTGAGGAGCTTTACCAATTGGCCTTGGCCATAGTTGGACTGGTCTTGAAAACCTCTGATCTGACCGTTTCTGATTTGGCCGATCACTTCTTGGTGAGTGAAAAGGTTGTCGTGAAGGCCGTCAGGGCTATCGCCAACAGTGAGGACCTGGATCGCTACCAAACGCACTTTTATGTTGACGAAGATTCCCTCGAGAAGGGGTTGGTTTCATTCGGTTTAGGTCAGGGCTCTCTGGAGTCACCTCCGGTCATGAGCCACGAGCAACTCGCGGCTATCACGATGGGGTTGGAGTACTTGAGCTCGCTTCCAGAATTCAGTGAGAACGAAGACCTGCTCGAACTGAGAAAACTCATCGGTTCTGGTGACACCGTCCCGGTGCAAGCGGGTCCTAGGGTCCAGGCCGAACAAGTCCATCAGCTGCGCGAAGCTGTGGTGAACCAGGTTCGCGCAGAGTTTTCCTATGTAAATCAAACCGGCAAGCGCTCGAGGCGCGTAGTCGAACCTTTACGAATTGACCTAATCGGCTCCAAGCACTACTTACGGGCCTTTTGCCTCACTACCAACGAACTTCGCTCCTTCCGAATCGAGCGGATGACGGAGCTCGCCTTATCGAGCGAGAGCGTTTCCGAGCAGAGCAAGGCTCTAGAGGTCCCCGACGAGGTCTACGGAAACGGTGGTGGAGTTGCGGTTAGTTTGTCGGCCAGCGAATCTGCGGCGGAAATATTCTGGAACTTCCCAGTGGTGGGTGAGGTAAAACGCACGGATGCTGGTCTGGAGGGTGAGATTTTGGTGGGTTCACTGCCGGCCCTTGCCCGACACGTCGTCCGGTACGGCGGGGCAGTGCGGGTTTTATCACCCCAGGCCGCCAGGGATCTGGTGAGAGAATTTGCGCTGCAATCCCTTGGTGAAGCAGGAGTAGGGGAGGAGTGA
- the tatA gene encoding twin-arginine translocase TatA/TatE family subunit, producing MRLQGWEWIIILAIILLLWGAPKLPGLAKSMAQSMRIFKKEISTEAQPKVKEPVEGEKQQD from the coding sequence ATGAGACTTCAGGGCTGGGAATGGATCATTATTCTGGCGATCATTTTGTTGCTCTGGGGTGCCCCTAAGCTCCCAGGTTTGGCGAAGAGCATGGCTCAGTCCATGAGGATCTTCAAGAAGGAAATCTCCACTGAGGCGCAGCCTAAGGTCAAGGAGCCAGTCGAGGGCGAGAAGCAGCAAGACTAA
- the tatC gene encoding twin-arginine translocase subunit TatC produces MVRRKDKQRRMSLGSHLRELRIRLSWSAGFIVLGTVAGWFLFDPVFAFLQQPLLEVTKARGIEAIVNFGTVVSAFDLRIQVSIFLGVIITAPFWLYNVWAFVAPGLKTKEKRFSLGFIFTSVPLFLSGAYLAWSSLPSFVVVLIGFTPEGSSNVISASEYVLFAIRILLVFGLAFVMPVLLVLLNFANLLTGAAILKGWRLAVFIIAFVSALATPTADPMSMFLLMAPLSFLYFVAVGVSVLNDKRRARREAKLLAEEPSIE; encoded by the coding sequence ATGGTGCGGCGCAAAGACAAACAGCGCCGCATGTCCCTTGGCTCTCACCTTCGGGAGCTCCGCATCAGACTTTCCTGGTCGGCAGGCTTCATTGTTCTGGGGACAGTGGCCGGATGGTTCCTGTTCGACCCAGTTTTTGCCTTCCTGCAGCAACCGCTTCTGGAGGTAACCAAGGCTCGCGGTATCGAGGCAATCGTCAACTTTGGAACAGTGGTTTCTGCTTTTGACCTGAGAATTCAGGTTTCGATTTTCCTGGGCGTCATCATCACCGCACCATTTTGGCTTTACAACGTTTGGGCATTTGTCGCACCCGGCCTCAAGACCAAAGAAAAGCGTTTTTCGCTGGGATTCATTTTCACTTCGGTGCCGTTGTTTTTGTCGGGGGCTTATCTCGCCTGGTCTTCGCTACCGAGCTTCGTTGTCGTTCTAATCGGCTTCACTCCCGAGGGTAGCTCGAACGTTATAAGCGCGAGTGAATACGTCCTGTTCGCCATCCGAATTCTGCTGGTTTTCGGACTGGCCTTTGTGATGCCCGTGCTGCTGGTGCTTCTGAACTTTGCAAATTTGCTTACCGGAGCCGCGATCCTCAAGGGTTGGCGGTTGGCAGTTTTCATAATTGCCTTCGTTTCCGCCCTCGCCACCCCAACCGCAGATCCGATGTCAATGTTCTTGCTAATGGCACCGCTGAGTTTTCTGTACTTTGTGGCGGTTGGTGTCTCCGTGCTGAATGACAAGCGAAGAGCCAGGCGCGAGGCGAAACTCCTTGCCGAAGAACCAAGCATTGAGTGA
- a CDS encoding DEAD/DEAH box helicase produces the protein MTSEEPGARRNSLPKNQALSELSPSERYRKAKASRKDSELSKFTEGLKFPLDPFQEESCRALERGSGVLVAAPTGAGKTIVGEFAIHLAVSSGQKVFYTTPIKALSNQKFQELTKRYGKERVGLLTGDTNNNSEAQIVVMTTEVLRNMIYATSTSLRDLGYVVMDEVHYLADRFRGAVWEEVILHLPKDVKVVSLSATVSNAEEFGAWLAEVRGNTEIIVSEHRPVPLHQHVLLGDELLELFDPSSKQLHVNPELARKHHARSRGPIKSSGKWGGGSFKSDPRNRNQLNFPKLDKPEVVEMLAEGELLPVIFFIFSRAGCEKAVEACRRAGLRLTSREEQLQIRAIVDERCGSIADEDLDTLGYFDWLASLERGYAAHHAGMLPAFKEVVEELFLKKLVKAVFATETLALGINMPARTVVLERLDKFNGESRVSITPGEYTQLTGRAGRRGIDTEGHSVILWGAQLDPNLVAGLASKRLYPLNSSFKPTYNMAINLTAAFGASRASAVLEKSFAQFQADRSVVGLARTISEKQESLEGYEESMQCHLGDFVEYSAMRRELSDLERAGTQERGRAGKDMRQSKSIRRLDSEIAELKKRMRAHPSHGCADRESHARWGERYQKLRKEIDAAVTQIESRTNQVAKTFQRICQLLTDLDYMREVDDDLEVTSSGDLLAKIYGERDLLIAQCINRGVWKNLDAASMAAMGMALVYEGRRDEGDYEPKLPKGAFIVALEQTEEIQQELLELQTKYRLPKETALELGACWAFYRWASGGRLDDVLKLSGLLPGDFIRWAKQLIDFLDQVAKAGDPELKVLAQAATDQVKRGIVAYSFYI, from the coding sequence ATGACAAGCGAAGAGCCAGGCGCGAGGCGAAACTCCTTGCCGAAGAACCAAGCATTGAGTGAACTGAGCCCATCCGAGCGTTATCGGAAAGCAAAGGCGTCCCGGAAGGACAGCGAACTTTCCAAGTTCACGGAGGGTCTCAAATTTCCGCTCGACCCGTTTCAAGAGGAGTCTTGCCGAGCTCTTGAGCGGGGATCCGGTGTTTTGGTGGCAGCCCCGACCGGTGCTGGAAAGACCATAGTCGGCGAGTTTGCAATTCACCTGGCAGTCTCCAGCGGGCAAAAAGTCTTCTACACCACACCGATCAAGGCACTGAGCAACCAAAAATTTCAGGAGCTCACCAAACGCTATGGCAAAGAGCGCGTGGGTCTGCTGACCGGTGACACCAATAACAACTCCGAAGCCCAAATAGTGGTTATGACCACCGAGGTGCTTCGAAACATGATTTATGCGACCTCCACCTCACTGCGGGATCTCGGTTATGTCGTCATGGACGAGGTTCACTACCTTGCGGACCGCTTCAGGGGCGCGGTTTGGGAAGAGGTAATTCTGCACCTTCCCAAGGACGTGAAGGTGGTCTCGCTCTCTGCGACCGTCTCAAATGCTGAGGAATTTGGTGCCTGGTTGGCTGAGGTAAGAGGCAACACCGAAATTATTGTTTCCGAACACCGACCAGTCCCGCTTCACCAGCACGTATTGCTGGGGGATGAACTCCTGGAGCTTTTTGACCCGAGTTCCAAACAGCTCCATGTCAACCCGGAGCTTGCTCGCAAACACCACGCCCGGTCTAGAGGGCCCATAAAAAGTTCTGGGAAATGGGGCGGGGGGAGTTTCAAGTCTGATCCAAGAAATCGAAACCAACTCAATTTCCCCAAACTAGACAAGCCTGAAGTGGTTGAAATGCTCGCAGAAGGTGAGCTGCTGCCGGTTATTTTCTTCATCTTTTCAAGAGCCGGCTGCGAAAAAGCGGTTGAGGCCTGTCGAAGAGCAGGGCTAAGGCTTACCTCGCGCGAGGAGCAGCTTCAGATTCGGGCTATCGTCGATGAGCGCTGCGGCTCTATCGCAGATGAGGATCTCGATACCCTCGGCTATTTTGACTGGCTGGCCTCGCTGGAGCGAGGCTATGCCGCGCATCACGCAGGCATGTTGCCAGCCTTCAAAGAAGTAGTTGAAGAGCTGTTTTTGAAAAAGCTTGTTAAGGCAGTCTTTGCGACTGAGACGCTTGCGCTGGGAATCAACATGCCGGCTAGAACCGTTGTATTGGAGCGCCTGGACAAATTCAATGGCGAGTCGAGAGTGTCCATAACGCCGGGGGAGTACACCCAGCTCACTGGAAGAGCCGGGCGCCGCGGCATTGACACTGAGGGTCACAGCGTAATTCTCTGGGGGGCTCAGCTAGACCCAAACTTGGTTGCCGGTCTGGCGTCCAAAAGACTTTACCCGCTGAACTCATCTTTCAAGCCCACCTACAACATGGCTATCAATCTCACAGCTGCCTTCGGCGCCTCCAGGGCTAGCGCGGTGCTGGAGAAGTCCTTTGCCCAGTTTCAGGCCGACCGGTCAGTGGTTGGCTTGGCGAGGACCATCTCTGAGAAGCAGGAGTCGCTTGAGGGCTACGAAGAGTCAATGCAGTGCCACCTAGGGGATTTCGTGGAGTACTCGGCGATGCGCAGGGAGCTCAGTGACTTAGAACGAGCTGGGACACAAGAGCGCGGTCGCGCCGGCAAAGACATGCGGCAGTCAAAGTCGATTCGACGCTTGGACAGTGAAATTGCAGAGCTGAAAAAGCGGATGCGGGCACACCCCTCGCACGGCTGCGCTGATCGTGAGTCCCACGCCCGCTGGGGCGAGCGATACCAAAAGCTCCGCAAGGAGATTGATGCAGCGGTAACCCAGATTGAGTCCCGCACCAACCAAGTTGCCAAGACCTTCCAGCGCATTTGCCAGTTGCTGACCGATCTTGATTACATGCGGGAAGTTGATGATGATCTCGAGGTCACCTCCAGCGGAGATTTGCTGGCAAAGATCTATGGCGAGCGCGATTTGCTAATTGCCCAGTGCATCAACCGCGGAGTTTGGAAAAACTTGGATGCTGCCTCGATGGCTGCCATGGGAATGGCGTTGGTTTACGAGGGTCGGCGAGATGAGGGAGATTACGAGCCCAAGCTCCCCAAGGGTGCCTTTATTGTTGCACTGGAGCAAACTGAAGAAATTCAGCAGGAGCTTTTAGAGCTGCAGACCAAGTATCGGCTTCCCAAGGAAACGGCGCTGGAGCTTGGGGCCTGCTGGGCTTTTTATCGCTGGGCTTCGGGTGGTCGCCTAGATGACGTGTTGAAGCTTTCAGGACTACTACCGGGAGACTTTATCCGCTGGGCAAAACAGTTGATTGATTTCCTGGATCAGGTTGCAAAAGCCGGAGACCCAGAACTAAAGGTCCTTGCTCAGGCTGCCACCGATCAGGTCAAGCGCGGCATCGTTGCCTACAGCTTCTACATTTGA
- the lnt gene encoding apolipoprotein N-acyltransferase: MIKQLVWRLPLAIAGGLVGLWIFPTEQIWILAPLVPALILLATLGLGFTGATSLGFIAGQAFYISHIEWLSLYLGPIPLIALSTLMSIYFSLGVGLTAWLFKKMKPKRRGWISFSLAAASIWTLREWIGSNFPYGGFPWSRLGMSQANGWFANYAWWGGISAISFVIALLGSLIAVLVLSKGLPRASRLATSAIAGFLIVVPALTPLTWGLEPAGQITVAAVQGNANAGLFSNLSRGTILQNHLDATYQNVPQDSNLDLIVWPENASDLSPLTSAAARAEIEKLTEYYSAPLVFGTITSRGEEIFNSTLLWEPGVGPTDYYDKKRPVPFAEYVPDREFWRQFAPDLIDLVARGYLFGTRDGIYDIDSFSAGTLICFEIAEDDIPRGLAIEGAQVILSQTNNADFGYSDETYQQAAIAKLRAIETGRAVVNISTVGLSAIYLPDGTTLDQVPWFEPRAMVQEVPLFDGWTPATSFGIWFDALNALAAVIAIGVGLFRRSR; the protein is encoded by the coding sequence ATGATCAAGCAACTGGTTTGGAGATTGCCGCTGGCAATCGCCGGGGGCCTGGTGGGTCTTTGGATATTCCCCACCGAGCAGATCTGGATCCTTGCACCACTAGTCCCAGCCCTGATCCTGCTGGCAACGCTGGGACTTGGTTTTACTGGTGCAACTTCGCTTGGATTTATCGCCGGTCAGGCTTTTTACATTTCTCACATTGAGTGGTTATCGCTCTACCTGGGGCCAATTCCCCTGATTGCCCTGAGCACCCTGATGTCGATTTATTTTTCTTTAGGGGTAGGGCTCACAGCCTGGCTGTTCAAAAAAATGAAGCCCAAGCGTCGCGGCTGGATAAGTTTTTCTCTGGCGGCAGCCTCTATCTGGACGCTGCGCGAATGGATTGGCTCAAATTTCCCCTACGGCGGCTTTCCCTGGTCGAGACTTGGGATGTCACAGGCCAATGGCTGGTTCGCCAACTATGCGTGGTGGGGCGGCATTTCAGCCATCAGCTTCGTTATCGCCCTTCTCGGGTCACTGATTGCAGTGCTGGTGCTGAGCAAAGGTTTGCCGCGGGCAAGCCGGCTCGCGACATCAGCAATAGCTGGGTTTTTGATTGTCGTCCCGGCGCTTACCCCGCTCACCTGGGGGCTTGAGCCAGCTGGGCAAATTACCGTTGCAGCCGTTCAGGGAAATGCGAATGCAGGGCTGTTTTCAAACCTCTCGCGCGGAACGATTTTGCAAAATCACCTTGATGCCACCTACCAGAATGTGCCTCAGGATTCCAACCTTGACCTGATCGTTTGGCCGGAAAATGCATCTGATCTCTCGCCGCTAACCTCTGCTGCTGCCAGGGCCGAAATAGAAAAACTGACCGAGTATTACTCGGCTCCACTGGTATTCGGCACCATCACCTCCCGAGGTGAGGAGATTTTCAACTCAACCCTGCTCTGGGAACCTGGGGTTGGACCAACCGATTACTACGACAAAAAACGACCGGTGCCATTCGCGGAGTATGTGCCAGACCGCGAGTTTTGGAGGCAGTTTGCTCCAGATTTGATTGACCTGGTCGCCAGGGGCTACTTGTTTGGTACAAGAGATGGCATCTACGATATTGACTCATTCTCAGCCGGAACTCTGATTTGCTTCGAAATCGCAGAGGATGACATTCCTAGAGGGTTGGCGATTGAGGGGGCTCAAGTGATCCTGTCTCAGACCAATAACGCCGATTTTGGCTACAGCGATGAAACCTATCAGCAGGCAGCAATTGCCAAATTGCGAGCTATCGAAACCGGACGTGCGGTGGTGAACATTTCAACGGTTGGCCTGAGCGCGATTTACCTGCCGGACGGCACTACTTTGGATCAGGTTCCGTGGTTTGAGCCTCGTGCCATGGTGCAAGAAGTTCCACTTTTTGACGGTTGGACGCCGGCAACTTCGTTTGGAATCTGGTTCGATGCCCTCAACGCATTGGCTGCTGTTATTGCTATCGGGGTCGGGTTGTTTAGGCGGTCTCGTTGA